In a genomic window of Demequina muriae:
- a CDS encoding heavy metal translocating P-type ATPase, with amino-acid sequence MEHQQHAQHTAHQQHQQHHGTDHSGHADMFRRLFWWNLVIAVPVIATSQMVEHWFGYDLPGTVWIPPLLGSVIFVWGGWPFLSMAWRDEITSRRPGMMTLISLAITVAFLASAGATLGLGDLDFWWELAALIVVMLLGHWQEMKAVGQARGALQALAELLPDDAERVVDGDATETVPISDLGEGDVVVVRPGGRIPADGTILRGDAAVDESLMTGESAPVAKHADDAVVAGTVATDGSLRIRVTATGEGTALAGVQRMVQSAQESRSGTRRLADRAAAWLFWIALVVAALTFIVTAIVDDPATGLTRAVSVLVIACPHALGLAIPLVIAIGTSSSAQHGILIKDTQALEAMRTVDTVLFDKTGTLTEGSHVVTDSAAVSDGQLDRVLALAAAAERDSEHPVGRAVMAAAADRGIEVPSADSVQTVPGKGVRAVVDGHEVAVGGPALLADLGVSEPESLARATAPWHERGGAVLHVVVDAEVVGAFTTADPVRDESRATVDALHARGIAVALVTGDSQAVADAVAHDLGIDEVFAQVLPGDKDDAVGRLQSQGKKVAMVGDGVNDAPALARADVGLAIGAGTDVAMEAAGVVLASSDPRGVLSVIDLSRASYRKMRQNLVWATGYNVIAIPVAAGAFAWAGVTMPPAAAAIAMSLSTIVVAANAQLLRRVSLRPEDATR; translated from the coding sequence ATGGAACATCAGCAGCACGCACAGCACACGGCGCACCAGCAGCACCAGCAGCACCACGGCACGGACCATTCGGGCCACGCCGACATGTTCCGCCGGCTGTTCTGGTGGAACCTGGTCATCGCCGTTCCGGTGATCGCGACCAGCCAGATGGTCGAGCACTGGTTCGGCTACGATCTGCCCGGCACCGTGTGGATCCCTCCGCTGCTCGGGTCAGTGATCTTCGTATGGGGCGGCTGGCCGTTCCTGTCGATGGCGTGGCGGGACGAGATCACGTCGCGCCGGCCCGGCATGATGACGCTGATCTCGCTCGCCATCACGGTCGCCTTCCTCGCGTCGGCAGGCGCGACCCTCGGCCTCGGCGACCTCGACTTCTGGTGGGAGCTCGCGGCGCTCATCGTCGTGATGCTCCTGGGCCACTGGCAGGAGATGAAGGCGGTGGGACAGGCGCGGGGCGCGCTCCAAGCGCTCGCCGAGCTGCTGCCGGACGACGCCGAGCGAGTCGTCGACGGCGACGCCACCGAGACCGTTCCGATCTCCGATCTTGGTGAAGGCGACGTGGTGGTGGTCCGCCCGGGCGGCCGCATCCCGGCGGACGGAACGATCCTGCGGGGAGACGCTGCCGTCGATGAGTCGCTGATGACGGGTGAGTCCGCTCCCGTCGCCAAGCACGCGGACGATGCGGTCGTCGCGGGCACCGTGGCGACCGACGGCTCGCTGAGGATCCGAGTCACGGCCACGGGGGAGGGCACCGCCCTGGCCGGCGTCCAGCGCATGGTGCAGTCCGCGCAGGAATCGCGCTCCGGAACGCGGCGACTGGCCGACCGCGCGGCTGCATGGCTGTTCTGGATCGCGCTCGTCGTCGCCGCCCTGACCTTCATCGTGACCGCGATCGTCGATGACCCTGCGACCGGTCTGACGCGGGCCGTCTCCGTGCTGGTGATCGCCTGCCCCCACGCGCTGGGCCTGGCGATCCCCCTGGTGATCGCCATCGGCACCTCCTCGAGCGCCCAGCACGGGATCCTGATCAAGGACACCCAGGCGCTCGAGGCGATGCGCACGGTGGACACGGTGCTGTTCGACAAGACCGGGACGCTGACCGAGGGATCCCACGTGGTGACGGATTCCGCGGCGGTCTCCGACGGTCAGCTGGATCGAGTGCTCGCGCTCGCGGCGGCGGCCGAACGCGACTCCGAGCACCCCGTGGGTCGCGCCGTCATGGCTGCCGCCGCGGACCGTGGCATCGAGGTCCCCTCTGCGGACAGCGTCCAGACCGTGCCAGGGAAGGGCGTGCGTGCGGTCGTCGACGGTCACGAGGTGGCGGTGGGAGGACCCGCACTGCTGGCCGATCTCGGCGTGTCGGAACCCGAGTCGCTGGCGCGGGCGACGGCTCCGTGGCACGAGCGCGGCGGCGCTGTGCTCCACGTGGTGGTCGATGCCGAGGTGGTGGGCGCCTTCACGACCGCGGACCCGGTGCGAGACGAGTCTCGCGCCACCGTCGATGCGCTCCATGCCAGGGGCATCGCGGTCGCGCTCGTCACGGGCGACTCGCAGGCCGTGGCCGATGCGGTCGCCCACGACCTGGGGATCGACGAGGTCTTCGCCCAGGTGCTTCCGGGCGACAAGGACGACGCCGTGGGCAGGCTGCAGAGCCAGGGCAAGAAGGTCGCCATGGTCGGGGACGGCGTCAATGACGCACCGGCGCTCGCCCGCGCGGACGTGGGCCTGGCGATCGGCGCCGGCACTGATGTGGCGATGGAGGCCGCGGGCGTGGTGCTCGCGAGCTCCGACCCGCGCGGCGTGCTGTCGGTGATCGACCTGTCGCGAGCGTCGTATCGGAAGATGCGCCAGAACCTGGTGTGGGCCACGGGCTACAACGTGATCGCCATTCCGGTGGCGGCCGGCGCCTTCGCGTGGGCGGGAGTCACGATGCCACCGGCTGCGGCGGCGATCGCGATGAGCCTGTCGACCATCGTGGTGGCGGCGAATGCGCAGTTGCTGCGCCGCGTCAGCCTCCGCCCCGAGGACGCGACGCGGTGA
- the mmsB gene encoding multiple monosaccharide ABC transporter permease: protein MSEPSTKKAAEKRKSSVGVSARDYGLLSALVVIVALFQFWFTDGKLLLPANFNNLISQNAYVVILAIGMVMVIIAGHIDLSVGSLVAMIGAVSAIAISEWGQPVWVSILVSLLVGAVVGAWQGFWVAFVRVPAFIVTLAGMLIYRGLAIVFLTGGTIGGLPQGYVAIGAGWIPDWLGTVNELDVLTLLIGAFGAVGYAVSQLRARTKLRARGLPRESMPLFVGKIVLISGAMLFFAYLLAQHNGTPYVLILLGVLVLAYSFILNRTVFGRHIYAMGGNRFAAMMSGVKTKWVDFFIFVNIGVLAAIAAVVTTSRAGAAQSGAGNFYELDAIAAVFIGGAAVQGGVGRVSGAVIGALVMGVLNQGLSIMGIDSAWQQVIKGLVLLAAVAFDVVNRRRSGAA, encoded by the coding sequence ATGTCCGAGCCATCTACCAAGAAAGCGGCCGAGAAGCGCAAGTCCTCGGTCGGTGTCAGTGCGCGCGACTACGGCCTGCTCAGTGCCCTCGTCGTCATCGTGGCGCTGTTCCAGTTCTGGTTCACCGACGGAAAGCTCCTGCTGCCCGCGAACTTCAACAACCTGATCAGCCAGAACGCCTACGTGGTGATTCTCGCGATCGGCATGGTGATGGTCATCATCGCCGGCCACATCGACCTGTCGGTGGGATCGCTCGTCGCCATGATCGGTGCAGTCTCGGCGATCGCGATCAGCGAGTGGGGCCAGCCGGTGTGGGTCTCCATCCTCGTGTCGCTGCTGGTCGGCGCGGTCGTGGGTGCGTGGCAGGGCTTCTGGGTGGCATTCGTCCGTGTGCCAGCGTTCATCGTCACGTTGGCGGGCATGCTGATCTACCGCGGCCTGGCCATCGTGTTCCTGACCGGCGGCACGATCGGCGGCCTGCCCCAGGGATACGTGGCCATCGGCGCGGGATGGATTCCCGACTGGCTCGGCACGGTCAACGAACTCGACGTCCTGACGCTGCTGATCGGCGCGTTCGGCGCCGTCGGCTACGCGGTCTCCCAGCTGAGGGCTCGCACCAAGCTCAGGGCGCGCGGCCTGCCGCGCGAGTCGATGCCGCTCTTCGTCGGCAAGATCGTCCTGATCTCCGGAGCGATGCTGTTCTTTGCGTACCTGCTCGCCCAGCACAACGGCACGCCGTACGTGCTGATCCTGCTCGGCGTGCTCGTGCTCGCGTACTCGTTCATCCTCAACCGCACGGTGTTCGGTCGCCACATCTACGCGATGGGCGGCAACCGCTTCGCCGCGATGATGTCCGGCGTCAAGACCAAGTGGGTGGACTTCTTCATCTTCGTCAACATCGGCGTCCTCGCCGCCATCGCGGCGGTGGTGACCACGTCGCGCGCGGGTGCGGCGCAGTCCGGCGCGGGCAACTTCTACGAGCTGGACGCGATCGCTGCGGTCTTCATCGGAGGTGCGGCGGTCCAGGGCGGCGTGGGCAGGGTGTCGGGTGCCGTGATCGGCGCGCTCGTGATGGGGGTGCTGAACCAGGGGCTGTCCATCATGGGCATCGACTCCGCGTGGCAGCAGGTCATCAAGGGCCTGGTGCTCCTGGCGGCAGTGGCGTTCGACGTGGTCAACCGGCGCCGTTCCGGAGCCGCCTGA
- the mmsA gene encoding multiple monosaccharide ABC transporter ATP-binding protein, which translates to MGRNTVSDLILKMTDIVKEFSGVRALDGVSLDVRRGEVHGICGENGAGKSTLMKVLSGVYPHGHFEGQIEFDGEPVEFRSINDSEHTGIVIIHQELALSPYLSIAENIFLGNERASRGVIDWHETNERAQELLKRVGLNEEVTTQVLHLGVGKQQLVEIAKALSKDVKLLILDEPTAALNDDDSAHLLDLIRGLRDEGITSIIISHKLAEIRAVADTITVIRDGETVDDFSMSDEDNSEGRLIRSMVGRPLDSLFPPRTPDIGEEVFRVENWNAFHPVDTGRQVVKDASFYVRAGEVVGFAGLMGAGRTELAMSLFGRQYGAHVSGRVLKHGKEISTRSVNDAIANGVAYVTEDRKRYGLNLIATIAANITGANLRGVSDYGVIDLHEEIEVAEEYRRSLNIKTDSVSRVVGTLSGGNQQKVVLSKWLNTTPDVLILDEPTRGVDVGAKYEIYGIINKLAAQGKAIVVISSELPELLGLSDRIYTISEGRVTGDVLRKDATQERLMQLMTVGEN; encoded by the coding sequence ATGGGAAGGAACACTGTGTCGGATCTCATCCTGAAGATGACGGACATCGTGAAGGAGTTCTCCGGGGTGCGTGCACTCGACGGCGTCTCCCTCGATGTTCGCCGTGGCGAGGTGCATGGCATCTGCGGCGAGAACGGCGCCGGCAAGTCGACGCTGATGAAGGTGCTGTCGGGCGTGTACCCGCACGGCCACTTCGAGGGTCAGATCGAGTTCGACGGCGAGCCGGTCGAGTTCCGTTCGATCAACGACTCCGAGCACACCGGAATCGTCATCATTCACCAGGAGCTGGCGCTCTCCCCGTACCTGTCGATCGCCGAGAACATCTTTCTCGGCAACGAACGCGCGTCGCGCGGCGTCATCGACTGGCACGAGACCAACGAGCGGGCGCAGGAGCTCCTGAAGCGAGTCGGCCTCAACGAGGAGGTGACGACCCAGGTCCTCCATCTCGGCGTGGGCAAGCAGCAACTCGTCGAGATCGCGAAGGCGCTCTCGAAGGACGTCAAACTCCTCATCCTCGATGAGCCGACGGCCGCGCTCAACGACGATGACTCTGCGCACCTCCTGGACCTGATCAGGGGCCTGAGGGACGAGGGCATCACCAGCATCATCATCTCGCACAAGCTTGCGGAGATCCGCGCGGTCGCGGACACGATCACGGTGATCCGTGACGGCGAGACCGTCGACGACTTCAGCATGTCCGACGAGGACAACTCGGAGGGCCGTCTCATCCGCTCCATGGTGGGTCGCCCGCTGGACAGCCTCTTCCCACCGCGAACGCCGGACATCGGCGAGGAGGTGTTCCGCGTCGAGAACTGGAACGCCTTCCACCCTGTCGACACCGGCCGCCAGGTCGTGAAGGACGCGTCGTTCTACGTCCGGGCGGGCGAGGTGGTGGGCTTCGCGGGTCTGATGGGCGCCGGGCGCACCGAGCTCGCCATGAGCCTCTTCGGCCGCCAATACGGCGCGCACGTCTCGGGACGGGTCCTGAAGCACGGCAAGGAGATCTCGACGCGGTCGGTGAACGATGCGATCGCCAACGGCGTCGCGTACGTCACCGAGGACCGCAAGCGGTACGGCCTGAACCTCATCGCGACGATCGCCGCCAACATCACGGGCGCGAACCTCCGTGGTGTGTCGGACTACGGCGTCATCGATCTGCATGAGGAGATCGAGGTGGCCGAGGAGTACCGGAGGTCGCTCAACATCAAGACGGACTCGGTCAGCCGCGTCGTCGGCACCCTGTCGGGCGGGAACCAGCAGAAGGTCGTGCTGTCCAAGTGGCTCAACACGACGCCTGACGTGCTGATCCTCGACGAACCCACGCGGGGCGTCGACGTGGGGGCGAAGTACGAGATCTACGGGATCATCAACAAGCTCGCCGCCCAGGGCAAGGCGATCGTGGTGATCTCGTCCGAGCTCCCGGAGCTGCTGGGGCTCTCCGATCGCATCTACACCATCTCTGAGGGCCGCGTCACGGGAGATGTGCTTCGCAAGGACGCAACACAGGAACGACTGATGCAACTCATGACGGTAGGAGAGAACTGA
- the chvE gene encoding multiple monosaccharide ABC transporter substrate-binding protein — MIKRNRLALVAGFSALALSLAACSSAEETPEADSTSGGAPAASDECNVGIAMPTRSLERWINDGEGLKARLEENGCTVDLQYADNETDQQISQLQNMIANGSNILVIAAIDGTTLGPVLQTAGDADATVIAYDRLILESENVDYYATFDNYSVGTLQGEYIESELGLANGDGPYNFEPFAGSPDDNNARFFFAGAWDVLSEYVDSGQLVVPSNKAPASVDDWQSIGILGWGSDDAQAEMENRLSSFYAGGEKVDVVLSPNDSLAVGIAQALRTSGYTADDFPILTGQDGDKAAVTQILAGEQSMTVWKDTRLLGERVETMIMSILAGEEPEVNDTETYDNGVKVVPSYLITPEVVTADDVQSKLIDSGFLQPADVGL, encoded by the coding sequence ATGATCAAGAGGAACAGGCTTGCGCTCGTCGCGGGCTTCAGCGCTTTGGCGCTTTCACTCGCTGCATGTTCGTCGGCGGAGGAGACGCCTGAGGCGGACTCCACGTCCGGAGGCGCCCCGGCCGCGTCAGACGAATGCAACGTGGGCATTGCGATGCCCACGCGCTCACTCGAACGCTGGATCAATGACGGTGAAGGCCTCAAGGCGCGCCTTGAGGAGAACGGCTGCACCGTCGACCTGCAGTACGCAGACAACGAGACCGACCAGCAGATCTCACAGCTGCAGAACATGATCGCCAACGGTTCGAACATCCTGGTGATCGCCGCCATCGATGGGACCACACTTGGGCCGGTGCTCCAGACGGCCGGCGACGCCGATGCGACCGTGATCGCCTACGACCGCCTGATCCTCGAGTCGGAGAATGTGGACTACTACGCCACGTTCGACAACTACTCGGTGGGCACCCTCCAGGGTGAGTACATCGAGTCGGAGCTCGGCCTCGCGAACGGTGATGGTCCGTACAACTTCGAGCCCTTCGCCGGAAGCCCGGACGACAACAACGCACGGTTCTTCTTCGCCGGCGCGTGGGACGTCCTGAGCGAGTACGTCGACAGCGGACAGCTCGTCGTGCCGTCGAACAAGGCTCCGGCCTCCGTCGACGACTGGCAGTCCATCGGCATCCTTGGTTGGGGCTCCGATGACGCTCAGGCCGAGATGGAGAACCGTCTCAGCTCGTTCTACGCCGGCGGCGAGAAGGTCGATGTGGTGCTCTCGCCCAACGACTCCCTCGCGGTGGGCATCGCCCAGGCCCTGCGCACCTCCGGCTACACCGCCGACGACTTCCCGATCCTCACGGGTCAGGACGGCGACAAGGCCGCAGTGACGCAGATCCTCGCGGGCGAGCAGTCCATGACGGTCTGGAAGGACACCCGTCTTCTCGGCGAGCGCGTCGAGACGATGATCATGTCCATCCTTGCGGGCGAGGAGCCGGAGGTGAACGACACCGAGACGTACGACAACGGCGTCAAGGTCGTTCCTTCGTACCTCATCACCCCTGAGGTCGTGACGGCGGACGACGTGCAGTCGAAGCTGATCGACTCGGGCTTCCTCCAGCCCGCGGACGTGGGCCTGTAA